The following coding sequences lie in one Xylocopa sonorina isolate GNS202 chromosome 7, iyXylSono1_principal, whole genome shotgun sequence genomic window:
- the LOC143425386 gene encoding uncharacterized protein LOC143425386: MEQNKGRMQSSNKPGVTDVWKEFHCPIYVNCHYPKTDKLSKGAFKYNEQIKLDTNQILHKLDTLISDPITSDSIIRICTLLYDYLDKVGDSGYKIKDLPLVMKVLKFLADRVKSVKEYELHLNRMLELCNIPPLLERPSEASINYDIMKQYFTLLGQLLIILPTKQQVLNVHKALYSLLLKTRVKYINAIKVEYCHKAMEKSMLPVIAVELVQASHQEMYPTNLELVFLLSSVSCACSHRMLEANVLNTILIRMDLPYAIQLRCTRPPDMLIPGNEYNDDTTLLIINTLWNLMKSITFPNTLPNSLKENLSLSHCALW, encoded by the exons ATGGAGCAAAATAAAGGCAGAATGCAATCTTCTAATAAACCAGGAGTTACCGATGTTTGGAAAGAATTTCATTGTCCAATATATGTTAATTGCCATTATCCTAAAACTGATAAATTATCAAAAGGAGCGTTTAAGTATAATGAGCAAATCAAGCTGGACACAAATCAAATTCTACACAAATTAGATACGCTTATATCTGATCCTATAACAAGTGACAGTATAATTCGTATATGTACACTGTTATACGATTATCTTGATAAAGTAGGAGACAGTGGTTAT aaaattaaagATTTGCCATTAGTGATGAAAGTATTAAAATTTTTGGCTGATCGTGTTAAATCTGTTAAGGAATATGAGTTGCACCTTAACAGAATGTTGGAGCTTTGTAATATACCCCCGTTGTTAGAAAGGCCATCTGAAGCTTCCAttaattatgatataatgaaaCAATACTTTACATTGTTAGGACAACTTCTTATAATCTTGCCAACAAAACAACAAGTATTAAATGTTCATAAAGCTCTCTATTCTTTGTTATTGAAGACACGAGTAAAATATATTAATGCGATAAAAGTTGAATATTGTCATAAAGCTATGGAAAAATCAATGTTGCCAGTAATTGCAGTTGAACTAGTGCAGGCTTCCCACCAAGAAATGTATCCAACAAATTTAGAATTGGTTTTCTTACTTTCATCTGTTTCATGTGCATGTT CCCACAGAATGTTGGAAGCTAATGTACTTAACACCATACTCATTAGAATGGATTTACCTTATGCAATTCAATTACGTTGTACAAGGCCACCCGATATGTTAATACCTGGAAATGAATACAATGACGATACGAcccttttaataataaatacttTATGGAATCTGATGAAATCTATCACTTTTCCTAATACTTTGCCAAATAgcttaaaggaaaatttatcaCTTTCACATTGTGCCTTATGGTAA
- the LOC143425385 gene encoding cilia- and flagella-associated protein 69, whose protein sequence is MEQRKLMETILQMINPSTVETKISWNVSQFWDLWLHAMNVLSILAPKMPKEFMKYDGSTRLYMLLEWCLDVNINVEVITTCTKTICIIILSDNIYLLECFREYGIILLLIKLINNILKWNKMTMRVQRLLTLALISTEKLMEKQTFYQEIYGDHSITFTMELLFQCLYQKDQEYQIDQRLLLAIGSYIWKCIVWNFKSLEKFVQYGAIYIILDIIEIAPYYSRCLFLAILTDMCDNFFCGPFLCTWRGIDKRTGLMSLLANIWREEEIRLKVKRNVDGTVKDEELPQMGNKQWLDTYHRKLDKGSSPAITDMIGSVRSKIYSICKIIERDNERYKMAKEHYKILHANLSVEDRITISVIELYFALKLGQVWIEVSKYFEQVGITPLGMDGQALFLMTQRYYLLGSLAKERQNRIIQSIEKEEEIEEKDEYARIRDAKLVLALDAFDELEYIHRTTDRSYMLKKKYEQIQQVNSALKFPQDSDAANCYRTFQDKPMVTAIFNQYQIISSDIKPNSHLSYTKLEPVSISSSDSSISDERYSILSVASLSSTCFPRMEEFDKNE, encoded by the exons ATGGAGCAGAGAAAATTGATGGaaactatactacaaatgatcaATCCAAGTACAGTAGAAACAAAAATATCCTGGAATGTATCACAATTTTGGGATTTATGGTTGCACGCTATGAATGTTTTGTCTATATTAGCACCAAAAATGCCAAAAGAATTTATGAAATATGATGGTAGTACTAG GTTGTATATGCTGCTAGAATGGTGTTTAGATGTAAATATCAATGTGGAAGTAATAACAACTTGCACAAAAACAATTTGCATAATTATTCTGAGCGATAATATATATTTACTAGAATGCTTTCGAGAATATGGAATTATATTATTACTCATTA AacttattaataatattttgaAATGGAATAAAATGACAATGAGGGTACAAAGACTTTTAACATTGGCATTGATATCGACAGAAAAACTTATGGAAAAACAAACattttatcaagaaatatacgGAGATCATAGCATTACATTTACTATGGAATTGCTTTTTCAATGTTTATATCAGAAAGATCAGGAATATCAAATAGATCAACG CCTTTTGTTAGCCATAGGTTCGTACATTTGGAAATGTATAGTATGGAATTTTAAAAGTCTTGAAAAATTTGTTCAGTATGgagcaatatatattattcttGATATCATTGAGATTGCCCCATATTACTCTCGTTGTTTATTTCTTGCTATCTTGACCGACATGTGTGATAACTTTTTTTGCGGCCCATTTTTATGTACATGGAGGGGAATTGACAAGAGAACAGGATTAATGTCTTTGCTAGCAAATATATGGAGGGAAGAAGAAATACGGCTTAAAGTAAAAAGAAATGTGGATGGCACTGTTAAAG ATGAGGAATTGCCTCAAATGGGTAACAAGCAGTGGTTAGATACCTATCATAGAAAGTTAGATAAAGGTAGTAGTCCAGCGATAACTGATATGATTGGTTCAGTCAGATCAAAAATATATAGTATTTGCAAGATAATTGAAAGGGATAACGAGAGATACAAAATGGCAAAGGaacattataaaatattacACGCTAATCTTTCAGTGGAAGATCGT ATCACAATATCTGTGATAGAATTGTATTTTGCATTGAAATTAGGTCAGGTATGGATAGAAGTATCTAAATACTTTGAACAAGTTGGTATTACTCCACTTGGAATGGATGGTCAAGCACTATTTTTGATGACacaacgttattatttgttgggTTCGTTGGCTAAAGAGAGGCAAAATAGAATAATACAATCTATCGAGAAGGAAGAAGAAATAGAAGAGAAGGATGAATATGCAAGGATCCGTGATGCTAAGCTTGTTTTAGCACTAGATGCATTTGACGAGTTAGAGTACATACACAGAACAACAGATAGATCGTATATGCTAAAAAAGAAATATGAACAAATACAACAAGTTAATTCAGCTTTAAAGTTTCCACAAGATTCAGATGCTGCAAATTGCTATAGAACATTTCAAGATAAACCAATGGTTACG GCTATCTTTAATCAATATCAAATAATAAGCAGTGATATAAAACCAAATTCACATTTAAGTTACACGAAATTGGAGCctgtttctatttcttcttctgATTCTTCTATTTCTGACGAGAGGTATTCCATATTATCTGTGGCCTCTTTATCAAGTACTTgttttcctcgcatggaagaatTTGATAAAAACGAATAA